The Fervidicoccaceae archaeon nucleotide sequence CGAGCACTATGTTCAAGCAGCTGGAAAAGAAGTTGAAGTTGAAGGGGTTGTGCTGATGCAGTTCGTATTCGAGGTAACGCAAAAGTGTCCCGCTCTTTGCTCCTTCTGTCCCCTGAGGGGAGGAAGAGGGACAGGCGTTATCCCACTCGACATCTACGCTCTGATTCTCGATGCTCTCCAGGAAGTAGACCCGGAGGCCGCTGTAGTCATTAGCGGTGGTGAACCCAGCGTTCTGGGAAAGCAGCTATCCAGCTACGTTGAGGAAGCACGAAAAAGAGGTTTTTGGGTCACCGTCGTCACGAACGCTTTTGACCCTGACGCCGTCCTAGCGGCAGCTCCCGACCTAGTGGAGGTCAGCATAGACTATTTCGGTGATAGGCATGATAAGGAGCGCGGTCTCCCCCTCTGGTTGAAGGCCGTAAGGCTGGTGATAGCCTTGAGAGGACGGGGTGTGGTGATTCGTTCGACCGTCTTCCCCGATAATATCAATGATATACTCAAGCTGAAAGCTCTCTTCCCCGATGTGCCCATCGTGGCCATGCCCGTTCGTGGGGCTGGAGTCACCGTACCAGAAGAGGCGCTCAGGCGATTAGAGGAGAACGGCGTCTTCTTGGCTGACGATTGCCCGGCCGGTAGGCGTCAAATAGTCTTTACCCCCTCCAACGATGGTAGCGTTGTCGCGCTACCGTGCATCTTCTACCGGAAGGAGCTCGGTAGGCTGACAAAAGAGAACGTAAAAGAGGGGTTGCAGCAGGTGTTGAAGCGTGGAAGACGAGTACCTAAGCGAGCATGCGAGAGATGAGATTTTGGAGGAGCTTCGGGAGATCAGGCACCTGCTCGCTACGTTAACCCGCTTGAACATGCGTGTCGCAGAGCTGCTTCTCGACCTGCAGGCTAGGATACAGCTTCAGGTGCATGAAGAAACGCGTATGGAGGATAACACAGTCAAGGATGTCTTACCGGACTTCGTAACCGGCAACCCCTGGATCTCCGTGATCAGGGGGAGGGGCGATGTACGTTGAAATCATCCTGGAGTACGATCCAGAGTGCCCCCGCTGCACGAGGCTGGAACCCATTCTGCGACAGCTAGCTTCGGAACTTGGAGTACCCTTCATACCCCGGTTTGTCGGCGCACGCTCACCAGCCGCAGCCGTAGAACAGCAGATCTCTAAGACGTTTTCCCCCGAATGGATACAAGCCTACGGAAGTAAGGAGCAGAAACGCTTAGCGGAAAAATACCCCGACGTCCTACGCGCGTTCTCCGAAACCTACGCCGTACCGGTCACGATCATACGCTGGTTCAACGGACGCGCATGGAACGAGATATACATCCGCGGTTTCGTACCAGACAAGAAGAGCAACGAACAGTTCATACGCAACATAGCTCGCCTAATCAGAGGATTAACACGACGCTAACGAGCACGATCCTCCTCATTTAATT carries:
- a CDS encoding radical SAM protein encodes the protein MQFVFEVTQKCPALCSFCPLRGGRGTGVIPLDIYALILDALQEVDPEAAVVISGGEPSVLGKQLSSYVEEARKRGFWVTVVTNAFDPDAVLAAAPDLVEVSIDYFGDRHDKERGLPLWLKAVRLVIALRGRGVVIRSTVFPDNINDILKLKALFPDVPIVAMPVRGAGVTVPEEALRRLEENGVFLADDCPAGRRQIVFTPSNDGSVVALPCIFYRKELGRLTKENVKEGLQQVLKRGRRVPKRACER